Proteins from a single region of Lampris incognitus isolate fLamInc1 chromosome 16, fLamInc1.hap2, whole genome shotgun sequence:
- the LOC130126680 gene encoding dual specificity protein phosphatase 23-like has product MASAPPHNFSWVDPGKLAGLALPRMAAHYKYLLDNNIKHLVCLCERKPPYHDTCPDLTLHHIKIADFTPPSPHQIERFLGIVEEANSKDEGVAVHCMHGHGRTGTMLACYLVKTRKISGVEAINEIRRLRHGSIETDEQEKAVVQFYQRSK; this is encoded by the exons ATGGCCTCAGCTCCACCACATAACTTCTCCTGGGTTGACCCAGGCAAGCTGGCCGGACTGGCGCTTCCCAGAATGGCTGCTCACTACAAGTATCTGCTGGACAACAACATCAAACATCTGGTCTGCCTGTGTGAGAGGAAACCCCCGTATCATGACACGTGCCCCGACTTAACACTACATCACATCAAGATAGCTGATTTCACTCCTCCGTCACCACATCAAATCGAGAGATTCCTTGGCATCGTGGAAGAGGCAAACTCCAAAGACGAG GGCGTAGCGGTTCACTGCATGCACGGCCATGGGAGGACAGGGACCATGCTGGCCTGTTACTTGGTGAAGACCAGAAAGATCTCCGGGGTGGAGGCCATCAACGAGATCCGGAGGCTACGTCACGGTTCAATCGAGACTGACGAACAAGAGAAAGCTGTTGTGCAGTTTTATCAGCGTAGCAAATAA
- the LOC130126668 gene encoding immunoglobulin kappa light chain-like isoform X1 has product MTFSAACLTALLLTLPGLEAALVLTQEKSFSVNVGGNVRIPCTESGSSSTYTLSWYQQKPGGVPTFLLVTGSTRANGLPSRFTSSGTSSDKTEYLLINGVQAEDEATYYCSCGGCGANSGFGGGTEVIIAQPPSPPSLVLMGPTQSSLPGASVSLVCLASGYRPSDATLTWYEDGGSVTGSEVQTSPSQRQPDGTYTISSFLTLASTRWNSGHSFTCQVSHSALSSPLMKSISNQCSP; this is encoded by the exons ATGACCTTTTCTGCTGCCTGTCTCACTGCCCTGCTGCTGACCTTGCCTG gttTGGAGGCAGCTCTTGTTCTCACCCAGGAAAAATCCTTTTCTGTGAATGTGGGAGGCAATGTGAGAATCCCCTGCACTGAAAGTGGCTCCAGCAGCACCTATACATTGTCCTGGTACCAACAAAAACCCGGTGGTGTCCCAACGTTTTTACTTGTGACGGGCAGCACCAGAGCAAATGGACTACCGAGCAGGTTCACTTCCTCCGGTACATCATCAGACAAAACTGAGTATCTTCTCATCAATGGAGTCCAAGCTGAAGATGAAGCGACATACTACTGTTCATGTGGTGGCTGTGGCGCA AACAGCGGCTTTGGTGGGGGGACTGAAGTCATTATCG CTCAACCTCCATCTCCCCCCAGTCTGGTCCTAATGGGTCCGACCCAGTCTTCTCTCCCGGGGGCCAGTGTTTCCCTGGTGTGTCTGGCCAGCGGCTATCGGCCAAGTGATGCCACACTGACCTGGTATGAGGATGGAGGTTCTGTGACGGGCAGTGAGGTCCAGACGAGTCCGTCCCAGCGCCAGCCTGATGGCACCTACACCATCAGCAGCTTCCTGACCTTGGCCTCCACACGCTGGAACTCGGGGCACAGCTTCACCTGTCAAGTGAGCCACTCGGCTCTCAGCAGCCCACTGATGAAGAGCATCAGCAACCAGTGTTCCCCCTGA
- the LOC130126668 gene encoding immunoglobulin kappa light chain-like isoform X2: protein MTFSAACLTALLLTLPGLEAALVLTQEKSFSVNVGGNVRIPCTESGSSSTYTLSWYQQKPGGVPTFLLVTGSTRANGLPSRFTSSGTSSDKTEYLLINGVQAEDEATYYCSCGGCGADSGFGGGTEVIIAQPPSPPSLVLMGPTQSSLPGASVSLVCLASGYRPSDATLTWYEDGGSVTGSEVQTSPSQRQPDGTYTISSFLTLASTRWNSGHSFTCQVSHSALSSPLMKSISNQCSP from the exons ATGACCTTTTCTGCTGCCTGTCTCACTGCCCTGCTGCTGACCTTGCCTG gttTGGAGGCAGCTCTTGTTCTCACCCAGGAAAAATCCTTTTCTGTGAATGTGGGAGGCAATGTGAGAATCCCCTGCACTGAAAGTGGCTCCAGCAGCACCTATACATTGTCCTGGTACCAACAAAAACCCGGTGGTGTCCCAACGTTTTTACTTGTGACGGGCAGCACCAGAGCAAATGGACTACCGAGCAGGTTCACTTCCTCCGGTACATCATCAGACAAAACTGAGTATCTTCTCATCAATGGAGTCCAAGCTGAAGATGAAGCGACATACTACTGTTCATGTGGTGGCTGTGGCGCAGAC AGCGGCTTTGGTGGGGGGACTGAAGTCATTATCG CTCAACCTCCATCTCCCCCCAGTCTGGTCCTAATGGGTCCGACCCAGTCTTCTCTCCCGGGGGCCAGTGTTTCCCTGGTGTGTCTGGCCAGCGGCTATCGGCCAAGTGATGCCACACTGACCTGGTATGAGGATGGAGGTTCTGTGACGGGCAGTGAGGTCCAGACGAGTCCGTCCCAGCGCCAGCCTGATGGCACCTACACCATCAGCAGCTTCCTGACCTTGGCCTCCACACGCTGGAACTCGGGGCACAGCTTCACCTGTCAAGTGAGCCACTCGGCTCTCAGCAGCCCACTGATGAAGAGCATCAGCAACCAGTGTTCCCCCTGA